The following DNA comes from Dermochelys coriacea isolate rDerCor1 chromosome 21, rDerCor1.pri.v4, whole genome shotgun sequence.
ggaaagcttatgctcacaaataaatttgtgagtctctatggtgtcacaagtactccttttctttttgcgaatacagactaacacggctgctactctgaaatatgtcaaTCAGTGTTAAGTTTAGACTAGGCattgatgtttgggtttttttttttccgttTTGGCTAATTTCATCAAGCGGCATATGTCTGGTGCACTATCTTGGGCTGGGTGCACGCTGACAGGTTGTATTGCAACACTAcattggtcagggatgtgaaaaatcctcCCCCGAGCATGGTAGCTATGCCAACTAAACCCCCAGCGCAGATGCAGCTCCGTCAGTGGAAGAGGACCTCCATTGACATAGCTAACTTCGTTCGGGGAGGTGGCATTCCTAAGTGACAGAAATCCCCCTTCCGGCGGCGTAGGCTGCAGCTATCCTATGGGATTATGGCGGTCTGgcctccatagtgtagacataccctgatgcTTGTGTCACAGGGTGAGATGGCTCttcaaggcctggtctacactaaaaagttaagtcAACCCAGGTACATCACccagtggtgtgaaaaatccacccccctgagtgatgtagtcaGCTGACCtgacccccagtgtagacagcactagggcAACAGAAGAATTCATCTGCTctcgcctcttggggaggtggattccTACTGTGGCTGGCGAGCCCCTCTTATGACTGtagtgaaaaattgggatgggggtcaGGGGTAATAGGAGTTTATATAAGAAAACGatcaaaaatcgggactgtccctataaatcaGGACATCTGTTCACCCCACCAGCACTGTGATTCTCAGTGATACTGAGGCCCGTTTATGAAGCTCTGGCAGCAAGATGCACTGGTAGAAATAACTGTATCAAGTATGGTGCACTGGAGAATCGGATCAGCTGAGTCCTGTGGGGTTTTATACCTCTCAGAAAGTGGGGCTCTGCTCTCTGTTGTTAGCATGAAAGATCTTAATGTGCTTTCTCCCAAAAGTAAGGATGTGAGCTCTGATGTCCTGGTCATATTCCAGGTTACGTAATTACATTCGGATGGCCTAAATTCCCCTTGTAGTTTCAAGTGGTCATGGTCTTCTTCACTCTCTGTCCTCAGCAATTTGGCAGTGTTGtggtgtgctgttaaacagctgctgtgctccactcCAGAAGTGTTTGCATTTCAGTTGTGAGCAAAGGGACTCCTGCCTAGCTAAAGCCTGTGAAGTGCTTTGGCATTTCCTTGGAATGGAAGGTGCTGTGTGAGCGCAAGGTACTAGTTTACCATCTGCCAGGGGAACAGTCCCAGCTCCTGTCCTTTCAGGGAGGTTATTTTTCTGGTATACTTTGTAAACTGGGCAGAGACTCCACAAGGGACACTTCCACTCCCTGTGTGAGGACAACGAGTGTCTGAGTGACAGGAAACTCCCGAACGCTGGGATGGCCAGGAATGGGAACCCGCTGACATACACAAGCCCATGAAATATGCTAGACCTCTGATAACGGGGACTCCCAAGATTCACTGCTTCCCTGAGAATGGGAGGCAGGGCATATGGAACACCCTAGGCCCCCGATAATGAGGCTACCTCTCAAATATAACGGATGCCTGAGAAACAGGAGATCCCCTGGAATATGCTGAACATACCCGGCAATACGCTGGATGCTTGTACACTGGGGAATCCCGAACACTCGGAAACCTATAGGCCCCTTGGACGAGATCTGGTGAGCACAGGCACAGACCCAGCCAGCACAGAGGCCAGTGAGAGCTGGAGGCCCAGGGCTATGGCCCTTCAGTGGAGCAGTGCTGATTACACTAGCCCAGGATCTTGGCCAGTTTCTGGGCTTGCtgagagcagggaggaggggatggcCGGAGGAGGTTGATGGGGCATCAGCCACCATGAGCCAGATACACCCCTGGCCCTCTGTGGATGGTTTCTTTCTCTGGGTGAGCATAGCTCATCCTTCCTCTGCCTTTCCTGGGATCTCGGGTATGAAGCAGCCACGCACTAGTCAaggcagccctggggctcccagtaTGACAGGACGGTGGAGAATCCTGAGAGAATCCAGAACTCCCATGACATTTGTTGCAGAGTCAGCAGGCCCCGCTGGTGAGGTGAAAGGAACGTAGGGATCTGGGGAccaccagactggatcagacctaggGACCATCTAGTCCAGGATCTTGTCTGGGACAGTGACCagtatcagctgcttcagaggaaggtgcaggaaaCCCACAGTAATAAGCAGACATGGAGCAatttgcccctgccccccaccccgggaaGATCTCTCCCAATCCCTAATAATGATAGATGGGTCTCTCTACCCCATCCATTTTGGGAGCTTAGGGGATGCCCCTGGAGTTGGAAACCAAGGTCCAAAGCTGGGAGGAGCCCTTGGAGCAGCAGAGGGGCTGGAATCCTCCCAAAATCAAAGTGGTTTAATGGATTAGCAGTATCAGGTAGGACCCTGGGGGGCAGAACCTGAGCACCATCCTCAGTGTCTGCTCAGATCTGtgtccctgattcagcaaagcacttacgaACATGCTTGAGTGTACACATGTGCTCTGGTATATCCGTCCTTTCAGAAAAATTCCCATCATCAGCATGagcccaggatttggccctggctCTCGGCTTAGCCAATGCAGTGATTAACACGGAATTACATTTCTTTGTAGGTGCTAAGCTTTGCCGGGGAAAAGCGAGCAGCAAGATGAGATACCAGGAGGGCTCAAAACAGGCAGGAGACCCTTAGCCAGCCCCATCTGCAATCCCATGGCTTTTCTGGACCAGCGGGCATCACCCACCCAAGCACAATCCAGCAAGACACAGACAAGGGTGCCAAAGTTGGTGCAGCTGAGCAGCAGGATGGCCAATGTAACCCAGCAGCATCGGGAAGTGTAAATGCCCTTGGAGCATGGACTTGTCCTCTGGGGcttggcagctggtgaagaagccAGCCAGAATGTGAGTCTGTGGGCTGGGATTGCTCCCTCTTTGCTGGCTAATTCTCTCTGATTACTCTAGGGGACCCAAAATAGGATGGATGATGGACCTGTGAGGGGAGGTGCCGTGGGCGTTGACACCAGTCTCCATGGAGCCTTCACTCCCTACCCAGTGggtgtggaattcctccaggcCAGGAAGGCTTCTCCATACATCCCAGAGCACCATGCATCCCAATTCCACCCTGGACACCAAGACCAGGGACGTGGCCTCAGAATCCATTGGGCTCTTCTTCATGCTCTTGATTGACCTGACGGCCATTGTGGGCAATGTGGCCGTGATGACCGTCATCATTAAGACACCAGCACTGAGGAAGTTTGTCTTTGTTTTCCACCTCTGTCTGGTGGACCTCTTGGCAGCCTTGACCCTCATGCCTCTGGCCATGCTGTCCAGCTCCGCCTTCTTCAACAGCACCATCTTCGGTGAGGCCATGTGCCGTGTCTACCTCTTCTTGAGCGTCTGCTTCATCAGCATGTGCATCCTCTCCATCTCGGCCGTCAACGTGGAGCGCTACTACTATGTGGTGCACCCCATGCGCTACGAGGTCAAGATGACCGTTGGCCTGGTGGTCTGCGTCCTGGTGGGGGTGTGGATCAAGGCGGTGGTCATGTCCATGATCCCTGTCCTGGGCTGGCTCTCTCCGGATCGTTTCAGTGCCTCCCCAGCCTACAGTGGCCAGAGCTGCTCGCTGCAGTGGAGCCAGAGCTCCTACTGCAAGTTCTTTGTGGTTTTCTTTGCCATCTTCTACTTCCTCCTGCCCGTCTTGATCATCCTAGTGGTCTACTGTAGCATGTTCAAGGTGGCCAGGGTGGCTGCCATGCACCATGGTCCACTCCCCACCTGGATGGATACACCGCGGCAGCGATCGGAATCCCTCAGCAGCAGGTCCACCATGGTGACCAGCTCGGGTGCCCCTCGAATTACCCCTCAGAGGACgtttgggggtgggaaggctGCTATCATTCTCCTAGCAGTCGGAGGGCAGTTCCTCTTCTGTTGGCTGCCCTATTTCTCCTTCCATCTCTATTTGGCGCTGAGCTCTCAGGCTTTCCCGGGCCGGCAGGTGGAGAGTGTGGTCACCTGGATTGGCTACTTTTGCTTCACTTCCAACCCTTTCTTCTACGGGTGCCTCAACCGGCAGATCCGTGGGGAGCTCAGCAGGCACCTCAGCTGCTTCTTCAAGCAGCCAGCAGAGGAGGACCTCCGGCTGCCCAGTCGCGAAGGCTCCATCGAGGAGAACTTCTTGCAGTTCCTGCAGGGGACAGGCTGCAACACAGAGAGCAGGAACGTTGCCTCTCCCAAAAGGGAGCCACCCGGCGTTGATTTCCGAATACCTGGGCAGATTGCAGAGGAGACCTCGGAGTTCCTCGACCAGCACATCACGGTCTCCGACAGCTACATCCGGGCTGCGCCCACGCCAAAGCCCGAGCCATAGCAGACCTTTGCCCTTGACAACCTAGTCTTTCTGATGTGTGGAATAATGCAGAACCCAGCTGTCAACAGGGCATGATTTCCTAATAAACACAACCGTGGCAACTGACATATCCTCCCTCCACCTGAGCGCCCACGCTGACAAGCAGCTGGTTCTGGTGGCTGAGTCATTTTGGCTGGCTAAGATCAATATCGTA
Coding sequences within:
- the GPR61 gene encoding G-protein coupled receptor 61 is translated as MEPSLPTQWVWNSSRPGRLLHTSQSTMHPNSTLDTKTRDVASESIGLFFMLLIDLTAIVGNVAVMTVIIKTPALRKFVFVFHLCLVDLLAALTLMPLAMLSSSAFFNSTIFGEAMCRVYLFLSVCFISMCILSISAVNVERYYYVVHPMRYEVKMTVGLVVCVLVGVWIKAVVMSMIPVLGWLSPDRFSASPAYSGQSCSLQWSQSSYCKFFVVFFAIFYFLLPVLIILVVYCSMFKVARVAAMHHGPLPTWMDTPRQRSESLSSRSTMVTSSGAPRITPQRTFGGGKAAIILLAVGGQFLFCWLPYFSFHLYLALSSQAFPGRQVESVVTWIGYFCFTSNPFFYGCLNRQIRGELSRHLSCFFKQPAEEDLRLPSREGSIEENFLQFLQGTGCNTESRNVASPKREPPGVDFRIPGQIAEETSEFLDQHITVSDSYIRAAPTPKPEP